From the Accumulibacter sp. genome, one window contains:
- a CDS encoding universal stress protein encodes MFKNILIPTDGSAVSRKAIKAGVKLAQSLGAKVTGYYAMPFLQPAAFGDGEAIDRNVLAKLDRLARVTGEKYLEEIAEAAREANVEYVGVITKPAITHEGITDAAKKKHCDAIFIASRGRSEIRKLLLGSVTQKVLSHSRVPVIVYR; translated from the coding sequence ATGTTCAAGAACATCCTCATTCCGACCGATGGCTCGGCCGTTTCGCGGAAGGCGATCAAGGCTGGCGTCAAGCTGGCGCAGTCGTTGGGGGCGAAGGTCACCGGTTACTACGCCATGCCCTTCTTGCAGCCCGCCGCTTTCGGCGACGGCGAGGCGATCGACAGGAACGTGCTCGCCAAGCTCGACCGGCTGGCGCGCGTCACCGGCGAGAAGTATCTCGAGGAGATCGCTGAGGCTGCCCGCGAGGCCAACGTCGAGTATGTCGGGGTGATCACCAAGCCGGCGATCACGCACGAAGGAATCACCGATGCCGCGAAGAAGAAGCACTGCGACGCGATCTTCATCGCCTCGCGCGGGCGCAGCGAGATCAGGAAGCTGCTCCTCGGCAGCGTGACGCAGAAGGTGTTGTCGCACTCACGCGTGCCGGTGATCGTCTACCGCTGA
- a CDS encoding glutamate/aspartate ABC transporter substrate-binding protein: protein MFRNSLTHPQRFAIAATLVAALISSPALAQQLSGTLQKIKESGVIALGHRASSVPFSYYDDRQQVIGYSQEMMLRVVDAIKAELKLDRLDIKLIPVTSANRMTLVANGTVDLECGSTTNTTERQKQVSFSNSIFVSGTRLLTRANARIKDFPDLAGKDVVTTAGTTSERLLRRMNELSLMKMNIISAKDHGEAFLILESGRAAAFVMDEVLLYGEMAKARNPGEWAVVGLTQSYEAYGCMMRKDDPAFKKVVDAALARVMTSGEAERIFSRWFQQPIPPNGLNLNFAMSYALRKLYQSPNDKAYE, encoded by the coding sequence ATGTTCCGGAATTCACTGACCCACCCGCAGCGCTTCGCCATTGCGGCAACGCTCGTCGCCGCCCTCATCTCGTCACCGGCGCTGGCGCAGCAACTCAGCGGGACGCTGCAGAAGATCAAGGAAAGCGGCGTCATCGCACTGGGACATCGTGCATCGTCGGTACCGTTCTCGTACTACGACGACCGGCAACAGGTCATCGGCTACTCACAGGAGATGATGCTCAGGGTGGTCGACGCGATCAAGGCCGAACTGAAACTCGACAGACTCGACATCAAGCTGATCCCGGTCACATCGGCCAATCGCATGACGCTCGTGGCCAACGGGACGGTCGACCTCGAGTGCGGTTCCACGACCAACACCACCGAACGGCAGAAGCAGGTCAGCTTCTCGAACAGCATCTTCGTCTCCGGCACGCGCCTATTGACCCGAGCCAACGCCCGCATCAAGGATTTCCCCGACCTGGCGGGCAAGGATGTCGTGACCACTGCCGGCACCACCTCCGAGCGCCTGCTGCGCCGGATGAACGAATTGAGCCTGATGAAGATGAACATCATCAGTGCGAAGGATCACGGCGAAGCATTCCTGATCCTGGAGAGCGGCCGCGCTGCGGCTTTCGTCATGGATGAAGTGTTGCTCTACGGCGAAATGGCGAAAGCCAGGAACCCCGGCGAGTGGGCCGTGGTCGGTTTGACGCAGTCGTACGAGGCCTATGGCTGCATGATGCGCAAGGATGATCCCGCCTTCAAGAAGGTCGTCGATGCCGCCCTCGCCAGGGTGATGACCTCGGGCGAGGCAGAGAGGATCTTCAGCAGGTGGTTCCAGCAACCGATCCCGCCAAACGGTCTGAACCTCAACTTCGCGATGTCGTATGCCCTCAGGAAACTGTACCAGTCGCCCAACGACAAGGCTTACGAGTAG
- a CDS encoding DASS family sodium-coupled anion symporter: protein MSTPTVGTGRILKLACLLGLFFGLWFAPIPEGLTRESWHLFAIFASAIFAVVLNIFPLFTSALLACAIVVLTNTLTPAKAFGAFANPVVLLVVTAFLVSQSVVKSGLGKRISLYVISFFGRSTLGLAYSIFITDTLIAPGFPSNTARGGVLFPVILALAQNSGSTPDDDEKRRLGGYLMFCGMASLAITSALWFTATSGNPVGAGLAAEKGMTITFGSWLLASCVPCLVVIALLPLLLYRLHPPGITDTPEAPDNARRELSKMGPMSRHEWITAVTFSVMVTGWILAAPYGLNLTAIAMAGLATLMITGVLTVDDMSQQGGTLVTFIWLAVLFGMSGQLNEMGFMGYVGERLAVGLEGLSWPAAYVALVVMYVLLHFGFVSQNAQVLALLGVFLDVGVKSGVPVPLMAYALLFASSYFSVITPQGGSQNIIFVASGYLRQGELYRLGLLTTLFCTVVFLVIGTPWILWVG, encoded by the coding sequence ATGAGCACGCCCACCGTTGGTACCGGAAGAATCCTCAAACTGGCATGCCTGCTGGGCCTCTTCTTCGGCCTCTGGTTCGCACCGATCCCCGAGGGCCTGACCCGCGAGTCCTGGCATCTCTTTGCGATCTTCGCATCGGCGATCTTCGCGGTGGTGCTCAATATCTTCCCGCTGTTCACTTCCGCGCTGCTCGCCTGTGCGATCGTGGTCCTGACCAACACCCTGACCCCGGCCAAGGCCTTTGGCGCCTTCGCCAACCCCGTCGTCCTCCTGGTGGTGACCGCTTTCCTGGTCTCGCAGTCGGTCGTCAAGAGCGGACTCGGCAAGCGGATCAGCCTGTACGTGATCTCGTTCTTCGGCAGATCGACGCTCGGTCTGGCGTACAGCATCTTCATCACCGACACGCTGATCGCGCCCGGCTTTCCGAGCAACACGGCACGCGGCGGCGTGCTCTTTCCGGTCATCCTCGCCCTGGCACAGAACAGCGGCTCGACACCCGACGACGACGAGAAGCGGCGCCTCGGCGGCTACCTGATGTTCTGCGGCATGGCCAGTCTCGCCATCACCTCGGCGCTCTGGTTCACGGCCACGTCGGGCAATCCGGTCGGAGCCGGACTGGCCGCCGAGAAAGGAATGACGATCACTTTCGGCTCGTGGCTGCTCGCCTCATGCGTCCCATGCCTGGTGGTGATCGCCCTGCTGCCGCTGCTGCTCTACCGTCTCCATCCACCGGGGATCACCGACACCCCCGAGGCGCCGGACAACGCCCGCAGGGAATTGAGCAAGATGGGACCGATGTCGCGCCACGAGTGGATCACGGCAGTGACCTTCTCCGTCATGGTCACCGGCTGGATACTCGCCGCCCCCTACGGACTCAACCTGACGGCCATTGCCATGGCGGGTCTCGCGACGCTGATGATCACCGGCGTCCTGACGGTCGACGACATGAGCCAGCAAGGCGGCACGCTGGTCACGTTCATCTGGCTGGCCGTGCTCTTCGGCATGAGCGGACAGCTCAACGAGATGGGCTTCATGGGCTATGTCGGCGAGCGCCTGGCCGTCGGCCTCGAGGGCCTCTCCTGGCCGGCCGCCTACGTCGCCCTGGTGGTGATGTACGTCCTCCTCCACTTCGGCTTCGTCAGCCAGAACGCCCAGGTACTGGCGCTGCTCGGCGTGTTTCTCGATGTCGGAGTCAAGTCGGGAGTTCCCGTCCCCCTCATGGCCTACGCGTTGCTGTTCGCCAGCAGCTACTTCTCGGTGATCACGCCACAGGGCGGCAGCCAGAACATCATCTTCGTCGCCAGCGGCTACCTCAGGCAGGGAGAGCTCTACCGCCTGGGGCTGCTGACGACGCTCTTCTGCACCGTGGTGTTCCTGGTCATCGGTACACCCTGGATCCTCTGGGTGGGTTGA
- a CDS encoding HD domain-containing protein, whose product MLADARAFALRAHDGQMYGERPYSWHLEAVAELLAPYGAQAQVIAYLHDIVEDTAVSDDDVNARFGPFVGECVGLLTDAPGATRAERKAQTYARLAAVSGPAELALVVKAADRLANVRSCVADRRQRLWEIYRHEHRAFRAAAYRPGLCEPLWCELDGLLAPDDIPAATDG is encoded by the coding sequence ATGCTGGCTGACGCGCGCGCCTTCGCGTTGCGCGCGCACGACGGCCAGATGTACGGCGAGCGCCCGTACTCCTGGCACCTCGAAGCAGTCGCCGAACTGCTCGCTCCGTACGGTGCGCAGGCGCAGGTCATCGCTTATCTGCACGACATCGTCGAGGACACGGCAGTCAGTGACGACGACGTCAACGCCCGTTTCGGGCCCTTCGTCGGCGAATGCGTCGGCCTGCTGACCGACGCCCCGGGCGCCACCCGTGCCGAGCGCAAGGCGCAGACCTACGCCCGGCTGGCGGCGGTCAGTGGCCCGGCGGAACTGGCACTGGTGGTCAAGGCAGCCGACCGCCTGGCCAACGTCAGGAGCTGTGTCGCCGATCGCCGGCAGCGTCTCTGGGAGATCTACCGCCACGAGCATCGTGCCTTCCGTGCCGCGGCGTACCGCCCCGGCCTCTGCGAACCATTGTGGTGCGAACTCGACGGGCTGCTGGCGCCGGATGACATCCCGGCGGCGACCGATGGCTGA
- a CDS encoding sterol desaturase family protein gives MIDTMTEAFVFLQGWLLDHVVQPPLFALGMGSHLEMAFDGIQFFLAGVLQIGFAYLLLRPLEAWRPVEVWPDRRAVRVDILYSLLDRLGIVPLAVFALLAPLFAVIDGWLRLHDIIPPQLEDLFPGLDTRPLLAFLVYLLLLDFAEYWRHRLSHILRWWWALHAIHHSQRRMTLWTDSRNHLLEDLIGGFWFASIALLIGVPPGQFIGLLLVVKTVENLAHVNARLSFGRFGERLLVSPRYHRWHHALHLPAGRRYRHGCNFAVLLPVWDQIFGTQYHEQELPPCGLAGGPLPPEAERSGFWRQQWEGLQAFAAALRPRGHNADERQTEGSHAG, from the coding sequence ATGATCGACACAATGACCGAGGCCTTCGTCTTCCTGCAGGGCTGGTTGCTCGATCATGTGGTGCAACCGCCGCTGTTCGCGCTCGGCATGGGCAGCCACCTCGAAATGGCTTTCGACGGCATCCAGTTCTTCCTCGCCGGGGTGTTGCAGATCGGCTTCGCCTACCTGCTGCTGCGACCGCTCGAAGCCTGGCGGCCGGTCGAGGTCTGGCCGGATCGCCGGGCAGTCCGCGTCGATATCCTCTACTCGCTGCTCGACCGGCTGGGTATCGTTCCGCTGGCGGTGTTCGCACTGCTGGCACCGCTCTTCGCAGTCATCGATGGCTGGTTGCGCCTGCACGACATCATCCCGCCGCAACTCGAGGACCTGTTCCCCGGCCTCGACACGAGGCCGCTGCTCGCCTTTCTCGTCTACCTGCTGCTCCTCGATTTCGCCGAATACTGGCGCCACCGGCTGTCGCACATCCTGCGCTGGTGGTGGGCACTGCACGCCATCCACCACAGCCAGCGGCGGATGACCCTGTGGACCGACAGCCGCAACCATCTGCTCGAGGATCTGATCGGCGGCTTCTGGTTCGCCAGCATCGCCCTGCTCATTGGCGTACCGCCGGGGCAGTTCATCGGCCTGCTGCTCGTCGTCAAGACGGTGGAGAACCTCGCCCACGTCAATGCCCGCCTCTCGTTCGGGCGCTTCGGCGAAAGGCTGCTGGTCAGCCCGCGCTACCACCGCTGGCACCATGCGCTGCACCTGCCGGCGGGTCGTCGGTACCGCCACGGATGCAATTTCGCCGTTCTGCTGCCGGTCTGGGACCAGATCTTCGGCACCCAGTACCACGAGCAGGAACTGCCGCCCTGCGGCCTCGCCGGCGGCCCGCTGCCACCTGAGGCCGAGCGCAGCGGCTTCTGGCGACAGCAATGGGAGGGGCTGCAAGCCTTCGCCGCCGCCTTGCGACCACGCGGCCACAACGCGGACGAGCGACAGACGGAAGGCTCGCATGCTGGCTGA
- a CDS encoding polysaccharide deacetylase family protein → MARFHPALALALGLATAGADAAGAATPQSGCKGTLYLTFDTGNMRHAELIADTLARHGVKATFFLAQERTTRGDSALDASWAPYWRARVAEGHAFGSHTWRHGSFRGDSGTLVRYRLQDGSSETMDAAAICAELQRPDTRFQELTGRGLDPLWRAPGGRTTPNTLAAAQSCGYRHVGWAAAGFLGDELPSETYPNSMLLQRALERLRHGDIVMAHLGIWSRKDPFAPMFEPLIAGLKAKGFCFSTRRGQT, encoded by the coding sequence ATGGCACGCTTTCATCCCGCACTCGCTCTGGCGCTCGGGCTGGCGACGGCAGGCGCGGATGCCGCCGGAGCCGCCACGCCACAGTCGGGCTGCAAGGGGACGCTCTATCTCACCTTCGACACCGGCAACATGCGCCACGCCGAACTGATCGCCGACACCCTGGCACGACACGGCGTCAAGGCGACGTTCTTCCTCGCGCAGGAAAGGACCACTCGCGGCGACAGCGCCCTCGACGCCAGTTGGGCCCCCTACTGGCGTGCCCGCGTCGCCGAAGGCCACGCCTTTGGCAGCCACACCTGGCGCCACGGCAGTTTTCGTGGCGACAGCGGCACGCTGGTGCGCTACCGGCTGCAGGATGGCAGCAGCGAAACGATGGACGCCGCCGCCATCTGCGCCGAGCTGCAGCGACCCGACACCCGCTTCCAGGAACTGACCGGCCGCGGCCTCGACCCGCTTTGGCGGGCTCCTGGTGGCCGCACGACGCCGAACACGCTGGCGGCGGCACAGTCCTGCGGCTACCGACATGTCGGCTGGGCGGCAGCCGGCTTCCTCGGCGACGAGCTGCCGTCTGAGACCTACCCCAATTCGATGCTGCTGCAGCGAGCGCTCGAGCGCCTCCGCCATGGCGACATCGTCATGGCCCATCTCGGCATCTGGTCGCGCAAGGACCCCTTCGCGCCGATGTTCGAGCCGCTGATCGCCGGCCTCAAGGCGAAGGGCTTCTGTTTTTCCACCCGGCGCGGGCAGACATGA
- a CDS encoding beta-propeller fold lactonase family protein encodes MTHRHPASLARLLPRLLALFFFLCGNQMAAHAGLAIALNSADGTLSLIDTDSYKVTGKVNVCKEPHHLMPTPDDKSLIVACAASNQLVFYDPLTGQEQRRIRDISDPYQIGFSPNRKWFVATSLRLDRVDLYDAADFRLLARLPAPKTPSHMAFDDASQFVFITLQDSNELMAISLPTQKIAWVMPVAATPAGIVMAPGNRHLLVASMGEGVVEVIEWRARKSVRQIATAKAAHNLQPKGDGRHFYVSNRTIDGSISLLDTQTMSVVEQYDVPGGPDDMMVRADGKELWTTARFARRVQVVDLVSKQLKLSIPVGSSPHGVFFLNHAGLR; translated from the coding sequence GTGACCCACCGCCACCCTGCATCCCTCGCTCGTCTCCTGCCCAGACTGCTGGCGCTGTTCTTCTTCCTCTGCGGCAACCAGATGGCAGCACATGCCGGCCTCGCAATCGCGCTCAACTCGGCCGATGGAACGCTCAGCCTGATCGACACCGACAGCTACAAGGTCACTGGCAAGGTCAACGTCTGCAAGGAGCCGCATCACCTGATGCCCACTCCCGACGACAAATCGCTGATCGTCGCCTGCGCGGCATCCAACCAGCTCGTCTTCTACGACCCGCTGACCGGCCAGGAGCAAAGACGCATACGTGACATCTCGGACCCCTACCAGATCGGCTTCTCGCCGAACCGCAAGTGGTTCGTCGCCACCTCGCTGCGCCTCGATCGCGTCGACCTCTACGACGCTGCCGACTTCCGCCTGCTTGCCCGCCTGCCGGCACCGAAGACGCCCTCGCACATGGCGTTCGACGATGCCAGCCAGTTCGTTTTCATCACCCTGCAGGACTCGAACGAGTTGATGGCGATCAGCCTGCCGACGCAGAAGATCGCCTGGGTGATGCCGGTGGCGGCGACGCCGGCGGGAATCGTCATGGCGCCGGGCAATCGCCACCTGCTGGTCGCCAGCATGGGCGAAGGGGTGGTCGAGGTGATCGAATGGCGGGCGCGCAAGAGCGTACGGCAGATCGCCACCGCGAAGGCGGCGCACAACCTGCAGCCGAAGGGCGATGGCCGCCATTTCTACGTCTCGAACCGGACGATCGACGGCAGCATCTCGCTGCTCGACACGCAGACGATGAGCGTCGTCGAACAATACGACGTCCCCGGCGGCCCCGACGACATGATGGTCCGCGCCGACGGCAAGGAGCTGTGGACCACCGCGCGCTTCGCGCGCAGGGTGCAGGTCGTCGACCTGGTGAGCAAGCAGCTGAAGCTGTCGATTCCGGTCGGCAGTTCGCCGCACGGGGTCTTCTTCCTCAACCACGCCGGGCTCCGGTGA
- the gloA gene encoding lactoylglutathione lyase: MRILHTMLRVGELDRSIAFYTEVLGMRELRRQDYPGGRFTLAFVGYGPESDGAVLELTHNWDTASYEIGNGFGHVAIAVDDAHAACERIRARGGKVVREAGPMKHGTTVIAFVEDPDGYRIELIQKKG, from the coding sequence ATGAGAATCCTGCATACCATGCTGCGTGTCGGCGAGCTCGATCGATCGATCGCCTTCTACACCGAAGTCCTCGGGATGCGCGAGTTGCGCCGCCAGGACTATCCAGGCGGGCGCTTCACCCTTGCCTTCGTCGGCTACGGGCCCGAGTCGGACGGGGCCGTGCTCGAACTGACGCACAACTGGGATACCGCTTCGTACGAGATCGGCAACGGCTTTGGCCATGTCGCGATCGCAGTCGACGATGCCCATGCTGCCTGCGAGCGGATCCGGGCGCGTGGCGGCAAGGTCGTTCGCGAGGCGGGGCCGATGAAGCACGGTACGACGGTGATCGCCTTCGTCGAGGATCCCGATGGCTACCGTATCGAGCTGATCCAGAAAAAGGGCTGA
- the cynS gene encoding cyanase, with translation MNRNDVTEMIVGAKIQKGIKWSDVASKLGLSKEWVTAGCLGQMTFDKNQATTIGQIFSLPSEAVALLQVVPCKGSLPTAVPTDPLIYRFYELISVYGTTLKELIHEEFGDGIMSAIDFKMDLQREPNAAGDRVNIVMSGKFLSYKTY, from the coding sequence ATGAACCGCAATGACGTGACCGAAATGATCGTCGGCGCCAAGATCCAGAAAGGCATCAAGTGGAGCGACGTGGCCAGCAAGCTCGGACTGTCCAAGGAATGGGTGACGGCCGGTTGCCTCGGCCAGATGACCTTCGACAAGAACCAGGCGACCACCATCGGCCAGATCTTCAGCCTGCCTTCCGAGGCGGTGGCCCTGCTGCAGGTGGTGCCCTGCAAGGGCTCGCTGCCGACCGCCGTGCCCACCGATCCGCTGATTTACCGCTTCTATGAGCTGATCAGCGTCTATGGCACGACCCTCAAGGAACTGATCCACGAAGAGTTCGGGGATGGCATCATGTCAGCGATCGACTTCAAGATGGACCTGCAGCGCGAGCCCAACGCGGCCGGTGACCGGGTGAATATCGTCATGTCCGGCAAGTTCCTGTCCTACAAGACGTACTGA
- a CDS encoding ABC transporter ATP-binding protein, which yields MSSPFLSIEALSRVFPGTAGKPNPPVFEDIHFQIDRGEFVCIVGHSGCGKTTILNVLAGLDEATQGYVFMAGREVSGPSLERGVVFQGHALMPWMTVLGNVAFAVKSKWPDWGKDRVTAHCTKYLEMVGLGCALQKRPAELSGGMKQRVGIARAFAIEPKMLLLDEPFGALDALTRGTIQDELLKIVQAAQQTVFMITHDVDEAILLADRILMMSNGPYAKIAEIVEVTMSRDRKRTTMHHDPQFYRIRNHLVDFLVNRSTSYSGADVSHDAKNPPVVRPGLVDDRQRAPSRPLHAVNQSPSTQTNRRLQ from the coding sequence ATGAGTTCTCCTTTCCTGTCCATCGAGGCCTTGTCCCGGGTCTTCCCCGGCACCGCCGGGAAACCCAACCCGCCGGTGTTCGAGGACATCCACTTCCAGATCGACAGGGGCGAGTTCGTCTGCATCGTCGGTCACTCCGGCTGTGGCAAGACCACCATCCTCAACGTGCTGGCAGGCCTGGACGAAGCCACGCAGGGCTACGTTTTCATGGCCGGCCGTGAAGTCAGCGGGCCGAGCCTCGAACGGGGCGTGGTGTTTCAGGGCCACGCACTGATGCCCTGGATGACCGTCCTCGGCAACGTCGCCTTCGCCGTCAAGTCGAAGTGGCCGGACTGGGGCAAGGACAGGGTCACCGCCCACTGCACCAAGTACCTGGAGATGGTCGGCCTCGGCTGCGCCTTGCAGAAACGGCCGGCGGAACTGTCCGGCGGCATGAAGCAGCGCGTCGGCATCGCCCGTGCCTTTGCCATCGAACCCAAGATGCTGCTGCTCGACGAACCCTTCGGCGCGCTCGACGCGCTGACGCGGGGCACCATCCAGGACGAACTGCTGAAGATCGTGCAGGCCGCGCAGCAGACGGTGTTCATGATCACGCACGATGTCGACGAAGCCATCCTGCTCGCCGACAGGATATTGATGATGAGCAATGGCCCCTACGCCAAGATCGCCGAGATTGTCGAGGTCACCATGTCCCGTGACCGCAAGCGCACCACCATGCACCACGACCCGCAGTTCTACCGCATCCGTAACCACCTTGTTGACTTCCTCGTCAATCGCTCGACCAGCTATTCGGGCGCCGACGTCAGCCACGACGCGAAAAATCCGCCCGTAGTGCGGCCGGGACTCGTAGACGACAGGCAGAGGGCACCTTCACGACCCCTGCATGCCGTCAATCAATCACCCTCAACCCAAACGAACAGGAGGCTGCAATGA
- the ntrB gene encoding nitrate ABC transporter permease — translation MRSETLKAAFISLLLFAVFIGAWHMATLPKVSAAQAGANAEYAALMGKGAERSGGFPPPAEVGAAFITHLSNPFYDRGPNDKGVGIQLGHSLVRVALGFLLAVLVAVPFGFAIGMSPLLLKAFDPFIQVLKPISPLAWMPLALYTLKDSSISGIFVIFICSVWPMLINTAFGVAAVRRDWINVARTLEVNPPRKVFLVILPAAAPTILTGMRISMGIAWLVIVAAEMLVGGTGIGYFVWNEWNNLALPNVIFAIALIGLVGMLLDMIFRRLQELVTYRE, via the coding sequence ATGCGCAGCGAAACCCTCAAGGCCGCCTTCATCTCCCTCCTGCTGTTCGCAGTCTTCATCGGCGCGTGGCACATGGCCACCCTGCCGAAGGTATCCGCGGCACAGGCAGGGGCCAACGCCGAATATGCCGCCTTGATGGGCAAGGGCGCGGAGAGGTCCGGTGGCTTCCCGCCGCCGGCTGAGGTCGGCGCCGCCTTCATCACCCACCTATCCAACCCGTTCTACGACCGCGGCCCCAACGACAAGGGGGTCGGCATCCAGCTCGGGCATTCTCTGGTGCGGGTGGCACTGGGCTTTCTGCTCGCCGTGCTGGTGGCCGTACCGTTCGGCTTTGCGATCGGCATGTCGCCACTGCTCCTGAAGGCCTTCGATCCCTTCATCCAGGTACTCAAACCGATCTCGCCGCTGGCGTGGATGCCGTTGGCCCTGTATACGCTGAAGGACTCCTCGATCTCCGGCATCTTCGTCATTTTCATCTGCTCGGTATGGCCGATGCTGATCAACACCGCCTTCGGCGTGGCTGCGGTGCGCCGCGACTGGATCAACGTCGCCCGCACGCTGGAAGTGAATCCGCCGCGCAAGGTCTTCCTCGTGATTCTGCCGGCTGCCGCTCCGACCATCCTCACCGGCATGCGCATCTCAATGGGCATCGCCTGGCTGGTCATCGTCGCCGCCGAGATGCTGGTCGGCGGCACCGGCATCGGCTACTTCGTCTGGAACGAGTGGAACAACCTCGCCCTGCCCAACGTCATCTTCGCCATCGCGCTGATCGGCCTCGTCGGCATGCTGCTGGACATGATCTTCCGCCGGCTGCAAGAGCTGGTGACCTACCGGGAATAG